GCCCCTCGCACCGCCTGCGTCAGGACGAGGTCGTCGCTCAGGACGCCCCGCCACCGCTCCCCGAGCCGCAACGTCGCCAGGCGATCCCGCCGGACGGCGCACGAGCCGCCCCAGGCGAACGACCGCTGCGGGTCGAACAGGACGTTCGCGCTGACGCCGTTCCATTCCGCGCGGACGAGCGACCAGAACGTCGGGCGGGGAGGGACGTACCAGCGGAAGCCCGTGGCCACGCCGACTGTCGAGTCCGCGAGCGGCTGCACAAGCTGCCGCAACCAATCCCTCCCCGGCCGGATGTCCGAGTCCGCGAATACGACGACCGCGTCGTCACGCGACAGATGGACGAGCGCCGACCGGAGGGCGTTCACCTTGCCCCGCAGCGGGTCCGGCTCCGACATGACGAAGTCGACTCGGACCCGGGGGAATTCCGACGCGAGGTCGCGAGCCCGGGTCGCCGCCGGGTCCTCCGAATCGTCCGCCACGATGAGGAGGCGGTACGTCGGGTACGCCTGCGAGAGGATCGCTCGAACGTTCCCGTCGAATCCCTCATCGATGCCACGGACCGGGAGGATCACGACGCACGCCGGAAGGAACGCGCCGAGGGCGGTTCGCGTCGCGCGGCGCACCCGGTCCTGGAAGCGGACGCCTTGCGCGATCGATGCCGCGCTCGCGAGGACGGCCAAGGCTGCGAGGACGGTGAGTACGACCCAGACCGGATCCAACGATACGCCGGCGTAGGAACCTATCTGGGTCCGTTAAAGCTTGACCGCTGCGCCCACGGCCAGCGGGGGGCTGGGCGACCGCGCGGCTGCGGTGGCCGCGGTCTGGCGAGGGCGCACTACGTAGCCAGGAAGATGCCGTACGATGTGCACCGCCCGGCTCACGAGCCCACGAGGACATCATCGCCTTCGAGGCGCACTTCGAACGTCCGAAGCCGCGCGGCCGGATTGATCGTGTTGGCGCCCGTGCGGACGTCGTACTCCCATCCGTGCAACGGGCACGTTACGACGGACCCGTCGAGCTCCCCTTCGCCGACGGGACCGCCTCGGTGCAAGCAGACGTTGGATAGGGCGTAGAACCGACCGTCGACGTTGAACAGTGCAACGGGATGGCCCTGCACGACGACGACGCGTCCCTTCCCCGGCGGAAGGTCCGAGGCCTTCGCGACCCGAACGAACGTGGCCATCGGGACCACGAGCCGCGGCGCCATCATGAAGATTGCGAACATTTATGGAAGCGGGGCTGCATGGACGGACGGGTCTCTCCATGACGCGAGAGGAGCACGCGAAGTTCCTGGCCCAGTGCAAAGAGTTCGTGCTCGGCATGAACCGACTCGAGCAGACGGTCATGAAGCTCGACCTCCGTCTGACGAAAGACGAGCAGCGCGCGGCCTTCAAGGATATTTTCGACTGGCTCGGCGCGACGACGGAGGTCCCGGCGAACTCGTACACCCGAGAATGGGCCCGAGAACTGCTCGCGGCGATCGGGGCGCTCGCCCAGTACGATAAGTACGAAGGCTCGCCCGACTCGTACATCGTGTGACGCCACGGTCCCGTGGATCGAGTCGGACGGCCGTGCGGTCCGACGGATTCCGCCGCAGCGGCGGAACGCCTCGTGGTCGTCGCCCACGCGAAACTCTTATTCACGCCTCTGCCATCCGTCGGCCGAGGGCGTGGTTCGATGGAATTCCGGAACGAGCGGACGTGGCAGAACGCGGTGGATCTCGGGAAGACGGAGGAGTTCCACGCGCACTACGAAGCCGCGGTGGACAAGCTCCGCACGGAGCTCGGCGCGAAGCATCCGATGATCATCGGCGGCCAAGAGGCATGGGCCGACGCAACGTTCGAGGACTCCAGCCCCGCCGACACGACGCTCGTCCTCGGGCTCTTCCAGAAGGGAACGAGGGCCCACGCGAGGCAGGCGGTCGAGGCGGCGAAGGCAGCGTTCCCCGGGTGGGCCGCGACGCCATACACGGAGCGCGTCCGGATCGTCCAGCGCGCGGCGGACCTCATCGCCGAGCGGAAGTTCGCCCTCGCCGCGCTCATGTCCTTCGAGAACGGCAAGAACCGCTACGAGGCCATGGCCGATGTCGACGAAGCGGCGGACCTAATGCGCTGGTACGCCGCGGAGATGCTCCGCAACCAGGGCTACGAGCGTCCGATGGGGCAGTTCATCCCGGGCGAGACGACCCGCTCGATCCTGAAGCCGTACGGCGTGTGGGCCGTCGTCGCGCCGTTCAACTTCCCCCTCGCGATCGCGGCCGGGATGTCGACGGGCGCGCTCATCACGGGCAACACGGTCGTCTTTAAGCCGGCGAGCGACACGCCGTTCTTGGGCCTGAAGCTCTGCGAGGTCCTGCACGAAGCGGGCCTCCCGCCCGGGATCTTCAACTACGTCACCGGACCGGGCGACGCCGTCGGCCAGGAGCTCGTCGAGAACGCAGACGTCGACGGATTCGTCTTCACGGGGTCGCGGGCCGTCGGCATGAAGGCGTTCCGCGCGTTCGGCGAGGCGCGACCGAAGCCCGTCATCACGGAGATGGGCGGCAAGAACCCGACGATCGTCACGGCGACCGCGGACCTGGAGAAGGCCGCGCTGGGCGTCATGCGCGCCGCGTTCGGGTACGGCGGGCAGAAGTGCTCCGCGTGCTCGCGCGTCCTCGTCGACCGACGGGTGAAGGACGCGTTCGTTGAGCGACTCGTCGCGGAGACGCAGAGTATCAAGGTCGGCGACCCGACGGTGCGCGACGTCTACCTGGGGCCGGTCATCAACGGGGCCGCGGTCGCGACGTACGACAAGGCGATCCAGGAGATCAAGCGGTCGAAGGGCACGATCCTCACGGGCGGCACGTCGGGCAAGGGGCCCGGTCACTTCGTCGCGCCGACGATCGTCGATGGCCTCCCGCGCGATCACCGGATCAACAGGGAAGAGCTCTTCGTCCCCATCCTCTCGGTCATCGAGGTCGACGGCCTCGACGATGCGGTGCGCGTCGCGAACGACGTGGACTACGGGCTCACGGCGGGCATCTTCACGCGGGAGCCCGCGGACCTCCGGCGGTTCTTCTCGGAGATCCAGGCGGGCGTGCTGTACGCGAACCGCGCGGTCGGCGCGACAACCGGCGCGGTCGTCGGCGTGCAGCCGTTCGGTGGCTGGAAGATGTCCGGGAGCTCGGGCAAGTCGGCGGGCGCCCACTACTACCTCCCGCAGTTCATGCGGGAGCAGAGCCAGTCGGAATACGCGTGAGGGTCCGCTCCAAGGGACGTCCCAATTCACGCGACCCGAGAAACATTATATAGATTCCCATCGAATCCCGTCATCACGCTGCATGGGGGCCGTCCTCCATGTGTCGTTCGGGTCGGGGTCGCGTTGGCCGGGCAGGACCACGTATCTTGGGCGTCAATAAGGCGACTCATCGTCACACTGCTCATTGCCGCCTTGGTCCTCACCGCGATGGCGGCCGTGACCTCTGCATCGACGCCGCCCGGCGCTTCGCCCGCAGCTCCGTTCCGGTCGCTCCGGCTCGGACAGACCGGTTTGAAGGCGATCACGGTCAACCCGAATGCAATCACGCTCACCCTGGAGTTCATTGTAGTCTATAGCGTCTACAGCACGCTCCTGACGTACGACAGCTCGTACCGTGCGGTGGGCGATTTGGCCACCGGATGCACGGTGGGCCTTGACGACGTGACTTGGACGTGCAATCTCGTCCGTGACGCGGTCTTCACGGACCCGACGATCCCCGCGGACACCTCCCATGCGGTGACCGCCGACGACGTCGTGTTCTCCTATCAGCTACTCATCGATAACCCCGGCAGTGTCTTGAGCGGCTATGTCACGGCGCTCAGCAGCGTCTCAAAGATCGACGCCTACACGGTGCAAATCGTGACGAAGGAGCCGTACGCCCCCATGTACTCGACCCTGACGGGCGTCCCGATCTTGCCACAGTACCTCTGGGCCTCCATCCGCAATCCGGTGACGCAGGAGCCCCGCACCGTCGTCGGCTCGGGCCCGCTGTATTTCGACTCGAACAGCGACCTTGCCGGCGGCCTAATCATCTTGCACCGGAGTCCGAACTACTACGGCGTTGCCGACTATTGTCGGATTTCGCGCCCGGACGAAGTTCGCATCCTCCCCTACTCGACATCCGGCGCGATGGTGGACGCGTTCAAGGCGGGGCCTCCGGACAACCTCGACGGGATCTTCGACATCTCCGCGGCCACGTTCTCCGCCGTCCCGTCGACCGGGAACGGAATGTTCCGGTGGCAAGTGCCGTCCGGTTTCATCGGCGAAATCGCGTTGAACCAAATGACCGACAGCCTGCG
This genomic stretch from Thermoplasmata archaeon harbors:
- a CDS encoding glycosyltransferase family 2 protein, encoding MDPVWVVLTVLAALAVLASAASIAQGVRFQDRVRRATRTALGAFLPACVVILPVRGIDEGFDGNVRAILSQAYPTYRLLIVADDSEDPAATRARDLASEFPRVRVDFVMSEPDPLRGKVNALRSALVHLSRDDAVVVFADSDIRPGRDWLRQLVQPLADSTVGVATGFRWYVPPRPTFWSLVRAEWNGVSANVLFDPQRSFAWGGSCAVRRDRLATLRLGERWRGVLSDDLVLTQAVRGAGLQIAYVPTALVATIEGATRATCLEWCERQMTMATLYLPVVRRYAVAAFTVFVGSIVFGALSLAMAGLWGPLYLAPAVLFLTPLPSAIVKASLRRRALFSAAPEIAAAWSVPGWRSAVATLAVPWVMAWGLARTRHPETVRWRGRVYDVRDAHRVRLVTSEDPGAAEAGPPPGP
- a CDS encoding non-heme iron oxygenase ferredoxin subunit, whose amino-acid sequence is MATFVRVAKASDLPPGKGRVVVVQGHPVALFNVDGRFYALSNVCLHRGGPVGEGELDGSVVTCPLHGWEYDVRTGANTINPAARLRTFEVRLEGDDVLVGS
- a CDS encoding aldehyde dehydrogenase family protein, coding for MEFRNERTWQNAVDLGKTEEFHAHYEAAVDKLRTELGAKHPMIIGGQEAWADATFEDSSPADTTLVLGLFQKGTRAHARQAVEAAKAAFPGWAATPYTERVRIVQRAADLIAERKFALAALMSFENGKNRYEAMADVDEAADLMRWYAAEMLRNQGYERPMGQFIPGETTRSILKPYGVWAVVAPFNFPLAIAAGMSTGALITGNTVVFKPASDTPFLGLKLCEVLHEAGLPPGIFNYVTGPGDAVGQELVENADVDGFVFTGSRAVGMKAFRAFGEARPKPVITEMGGKNPTIVTATADLEKAALGVMRAAFGYGGQKCSACSRVLVDRRVKDAFVERLVAETQSIKVGDPTVRDVYLGPVINGAAVATYDKAIQEIKRSKGTILTGGTSGKGPGHFVAPTIVDGLPRDHRINREELFVPILSVIEVDGLDDAVRVANDVDYGLTAGIFTREPADLRRFFSEIQAGVLYANRAVGATTGAVVGVQPFGGWKMSGSSGKSAGAHYYLPQFMREQSQSEYA